The Populus trichocarpa isolate Nisqually-1 chromosome 11, P.trichocarpa_v4.1, whole genome shotgun sequence genome has a segment encoding these proteins:
- the LOC18103084 gene encoding uncharacterized protein LOC18103084 has protein sequence MLSIDFHKEYLDLVLVPCGLLIMFAYHLFLLYRYHKHPGTTIFDLENEDKKLWVQRVLQGAESDINRAVNVISSDTNIATFLATVSLTLSSLIGIWLGSSSNNNILESKRIYGDTRPFTIFIKNVCLLVSFLIAFSCFVQAAKNLVHANYLLSSPDKKRAAKKIEFAVKKGGELSFFGLRALYFALNMLLWFFGPIPMFVASIVMVIVLYYHDIHTVLLHDLYCELHCQKARAQGASGSFSY, from the exons ATGTTAAGCATAGATTTCCATAAGGAGTACCTTGATTTGGTCTTAGTCCCCTGTGGGCTTCTGATCATGTTTGCCTATCATCTGTTCCTTCTTTACAGATACCACAAACATCCTGGCACTACTATCTTTGACCTAGAGAACGAGGACAAGAAACTTTGGGTTCAAAGAGTTCTGCAG GGTGCTGAAAGTGATATTAACAGAGCTGTAAATGTGATTTCGAGCGACACAAACATAGCGACTTTCTTAGCCACCGTCTCTTTGACTCTCAGTTCTCTTATTGGAATTTGGCTTGGAAGTAGTTCTAATAATAATATCCTTGAAAGCAAGAGAATTTATGGTGACACAAGGCCATTCACCATTTTCATCAAGAACGTATGCCTCctcgtttcttttcttattgctttttcatgttttgttcaAGCAGCAAAGAATTTGGTTCATGCAAATTATTTACTGAGCTCCCCAGACAAGAAAAGGGCAGCgaagaaaattgagtttgcgGTTAAGAAAGGAGGTGAACTTTCCTTTTTCGGGCTCAGAGCTCTTTACTTTGCTCTTAACATGCTCCTTTGGTTTTTCGGCCCAATACCCATGTTTGTTGCCTCTATTGTTATGGTGATAGTCCTGTATTACCATGACATTCATACAGTTTTATTGCATGATCTCTACTGTGAGCTACATTGTCAGAAGGCTAGGGCACAAGGCGCCAGTGGCAGCTTTAGCTATTGA
- the LOC18103085 gene encoding trans-resveratrol di-O-methyltransferase, whose product MDVDQGNGVSELFKAQCHLYKHIYYFIESMSLKCAVQLSIPDVIQKNNQPITLQQLVSALNFPESKANFLQRLMRVLVHSGFFDTIKIHDNQEEVEEGYVLTSSSKLLLKDSPTSLSPVVLTMLDPVLMNPWFSLGEWIQGKERTPFETYHGMSFGEYGKRNFKFINNLNEGMTSDSKLVSLVVKEHKEIFESVDSLVDVGGGTGTLARSIADAYPHMKCTVLDLPQVVANLPESENLKFVGGDMFKSIPSADAIIIKSVLLNWSDEDCIKILKRCREAIPCEDDGGKLVLVEMVINDQKDEQELTKTRLFVDMEMMLLCNGRGRNEIEWKKLFLEAGFSHYKITATSGLNSIIEVYP is encoded by the exons ATGGATGTAGATCAAGGGAATGGAGTCAGTGAGCTGTTTAAGGCTCAATGTCACCTTTATAAACATATCTACTACTTCATAGAATCAATGTCACTAAAATGTGCTGTTCAGCTTAGCATACCTGATGTgatccaaaaaaataaccagCCCATTACCCTTCAACAGTTGGTTTCAGCCCTAAATTTTCCTGAATCAAAAGCAAATTTCCTGCAGCGCCTTATGCGCGTACTGGTGCATTCCGGTTTCTTTGATACAATCAAAATCCATGATAACCAAGAAGAAGTCGAAGAAGGTTATGTTCTCACATCTTCTTCTAAGCTCCTGCTCAAAGATAGCCCCACCAGCCTGTCCCCAGTTGTTCTCACAATGCTAGATCCTGTGTTGATGAATCCATGGTTTTCTCTAGGCGAGTGGATCCAAGGGAAGGAGCGCACACCATTTGAAACTTACCATGGAATGAGCTTTGGGGAATATGGGAAGAGAAACTTCAAATTTATCAACAACTTGAATGAAGGAATGACTAGTGATTCCAAATTGGTGAGTTTGGTTGTTAAAGAGCATAAGGAAATTTTCGAGTCAGTGGATTCATTGGTTGATGTAGGGGGTGGCACCGGAACTCTTGCTAGGAGCATAGCTGATGCATACCCCCATATGAAATGCACAGTCTTGGACCTCCCACAAGTTGTTGCCAACTTGCCAGAAAGTGAAAACTTGAAATTTGTTGGAGGTGACATGTTCAAGTCCATCCCTTCTGCAGATGCAATTATCATCAAG TCTGTTTTGCTTAACTGGAGTGATGAGGACTGCATAAAGATATTGAAGCGATGCAGAGAAGCAATCCCATGCGAAGATGATGGAGGAAAGCTTGTGCTCGTAGAAATGGTGATTAACGACCAGAAAGATGAACAGGAACTGACCAAAACAAGGCTCTTTGTTGACATGGAAATGATGCTCTTATGCAACGGAAGGGGAAGAAATGAGATAGAATGGAAGAAACTCTTCCTGGAGGCTGGCTTTAGTCACTACAAAATCACAGCCACTTCTGGGTTAAATTCTATTATTGAGGTGTATCCTTGA